The Cydia pomonella isolate Wapato2018A chromosome 20, ilCydPomo1, whole genome shotgun sequence genome contains a region encoding:
- the LOC133529290 gene encoding uncharacterized protein LOC133529290, translated as MDNGRPKISDYIDLVSKGGSFKDVPILIPTTYLHLYFRLVILLIAAAAAAPQDNSITFIKTSLPRSEEPSPTPEEPVPAPSYASSHIENLPLSSQDASDYRTVEYSSKQEYLDTSADTSQDEQTTDSTEDSTLEESTETNEATTVTERYQPKTTITPKFQVKKSPPKFYSKLSYFEKPSYSAPTNLVDRSAKRKFRSNCRCEKISNCPKLQITVPRCPEEYFLCCF; from the exons ATGGATAATGGAAGGCCTAAAATAAGTGATTATATCGATTTAGTTAGTAAAGGAGGCAGCTTCAAAGACG TTCCAATTTTAATACCTACAACCTATCTACATTTATATTTCAGACTAGTAATCCTTTTGATCGCCGCCGCGGCAGCCGCGCCGCAAGACAACAGCATAACCTTCATAAAGACGAGCTTGCCGCGGTCCGAAGAGCCGTCGCCAACGCCCGAAGAGCCGGTGCCAGCGCCCTCTTATGCCTCTTCACATATTGAGAACCTGCCGCTGAGCAGCCAAGATGCCTCGGATTACAG GACTGTAGAATACAGCAGCAAACAGGAGTACCTGGATACGTCAGCTGACACAAGCCAAGATGAGCAGACCACGGATTCCACGGAAGATTCCACGTTGGAAGAATCCACGGAAACCAACGAAGCTACTACGGTTACTGAGAGATACCAGCCTAAAACTACGATTACACCTAAG TTTCAGGTAAAAAAATCCCCACCAAAGTTCTACTCAAAACTCAGCTACTTCGAGAAGCCAAGCTACTCCGCGCCCACCAACCTGGTGGACCGCTCCGCCAAACGCAAGTTCCGATCCAACTGTCGGTGCGAGAAGATCTCCAACTGTCCCAAGCTGCAGATCACCGTGCCACGGTGTCCGGAGGAATATTTCTTGTGCTGCTTTTAA